A stretch of Physeter macrocephalus isolate SW-GA chromosome 6, ASM283717v5, whole genome shotgun sequence DNA encodes these proteins:
- the LOC112066360 gene encoding 40S ribosomal protein S2-like, whose protein sequence is MADDTRAVGGPGGPGGPGGPGMGGPGGFGSGIQGRGRGHGRGQGRGRGVHGGKAEDKEWLSISKLGRLVKDMKIKSLEEIYLFSLPIKESEITDIFLGSSLMDEVLKIMPVQKQTLAGKRTRFKAFVAIWDYNGRVGLGVTCSKEVATAICAAVILAELSTVHVRRGYGGNKLDKPRTVPCKVTGRCGSVLVRLSPAPRGTGIVSAPVPKKLLMMAGIDDCYTSARGCTATLGDFAKATSNAISKTYLTTDLWKEMVFTKSPYQEFTDHPVKTHTRVSVQRTQAPAVATT, encoded by the coding sequence ATGGCGGATGACACCCGTGCTGTGGGCGGGCCCGGAGGGCCCGGAGGCCCCGGGGGCCCTGGAATGGGAGGCCCCGGAGGCTTTGGCAGCGGCATCCAGGGCCGGGGCCGGGGTCACGGTCGGGGCCAGGGCCGAGGCCGCGGAGTTCACGGAGGCAAGGCTGAGGACAAGGAGTGGCTCTCCATCAGCAAGCTGGGCCGCCTGGTCAAGGACATGAAGATCAAGTCCCTGGAGGAGATCTATCTCTTTTCTCTGCCCATCAAGGAATCTGAGATCACTGACATTTTCTTGGGGTCATCCCTCATGGACGAGGTTTTGAAGATCATGCCTGTGCAAAAGCAGACCCTTGCTGGCAAGCGGACCAGGTTCAAGGCATTTGTTGCCATCTGGGATTACAACGGACGTGTTGGTTTGGGTGTGACGTGCTCTAAGGAGGTAGCCACTGCCATCTGTGCGGCTGTCATTCTGGCCGAGCTCTCCACCGTCCACGTGCGACGAGGCTACGGGGGGAACAAGCTCGACAAGCCCCGTACCGTCCCTTGCAAGGTGACTGGCCGCTGTGGCTCTGTGCTGGTGCgcctcagccctgcccccaggggcACTGGCATCGTCTCAGCCCCTGTGCCCAAGAAGCTACTGATGATGGCTGGAATTGACGATTGCTACACCTCTGCCAGGGGCTGCACTGCCACGCTGGGCGACTTCGCCAAGGCCACTTCTAATGCCATTTCCAAGACCTACCTCACTACTGATCTCTGGAAAGAGATGGTGTTCACCAAGTCTCCATATCAGGAATTCACTGACCATCCTGTAAAGACCCACACCAGAGTTTCTGTGCAGAGGACCCAGGCTCCAGCTGTAGCCACCACATAG